TTGCAAAGGGGCACAATTAACCAGAACTGACTGCCCAATCTGGATTCTAAATTGTTTAAGGACTGAAGAGATGTTTACCCATATTAGTTTTCCCAAGCAAGCAGATACCCAAACTAGAGGCCCGGAGACAAGGGGCAAGGCCTACAGGAGGAGCTCACTCCCGTCACTTTGGGGAAGAACTTTTGGGGAAGAGGTACCATCATTTCCCACTGTCTAAGCCCAACCTCTAGCATCCAACCAATGTTATAGAAAGCAGGCTGTATGCCCTACAGGAAGTTAGCCAGAGCACGCCCAGCCTCACGCCCATACTTTTTAATGATGAACTTGATCTTGGCTTTATTTCTGAGAATCTTCTCCAGTCTTGGAATGCCAAAAGTGGATGGTCGTCGAAACGGCACGCCCTCCGGTAGGCCTTCGACATAAAAGTCTTCGGGGAAAGATTCAAACAGCGCAAACGGCACCTTCACAGGGTGCTTCAGGCCAAGAGCTTCCCCTGAAAGACAACAGGAATCTGAGCCACGTTTCACCACACAGACCCAGGACACTGGGTCACAGTTGcagaaatgggggggggagggtccTCTAGATGTTCTGGGATTACCGAGTGAAGGGCTTCTGTGGGTGGCTACTTTCCTGAGGTAGTAACATCTTAGGACATTCTAGGACACCCTACTAAGGACTGAGCTGCTTTTCTGAAATTCTCAAAAGCCAGGAAAAGCTTACTTAGCTTGAAAACATACTTACCACATTTTTCATTAAAGAGATTTTCAACCTTCTGTTTGAGGTCTGTAATTTTAGCATTCCAGGCCTCTGCGAGAAGTAAAGAGAACAACAGCATCGTTAACATGGCAGCTTCACCGACCACGGGCAAAGGAGTCAAAAGCATCCAAGAGTATAACAATGTCTTCCAAGGTCATTTAGCGTTTCTAAAAAATCTGTGTGACAGACGCTGGAGATTTTTCTGCTTTCGAGGGCAATAGCAACAAAAGCAGAGACAGTCTTCACCAAGTCATCTCAAACCTCTCAAGGAAAAGGCTATCATGGTatctttattttgtgtgtgtaaaacaaaaacaaaatcaaatactAACAACCTTAGTTTGAACAAATAGAAGACTATCTAGTCCAAGAAGCATGTGGTGTGAACTTAGGTCAAATAGAATTTTTCTAAAGACACAAGCCCAATTAAGTGATGCAAACCATTCttattcaaatttcctttcacttcagaattaaaaattatgaactccacagaaataacagaaaaaaaactcACCAAATGAAAATTCTCTCCCTCGAGGCTTGAAGGGAGTATTGGAACCATTGGTCTGAGTCGGAGTTCGAACACCTGTAGTTTGTGGTTTATTATTAGGACCTAAAGATGCATAAAGATCATTCACCAAAGGAATATGATACTAAGGAATAACTGTGAGAGAATGAGGACTAACATTATCACGAACCTTAATAGCACagtaataatacattttaatattgCATTTCTTTCACTGGGGCTTTTACTATCACAGGCTGTCCTCCAGTGTCCCACAGCCCCCTTGAAGAGAAGGACCTTGCCTTGTCCTTCATCAaagacactccctagctgtgtggccctggataaATCTTGtcccctgcctgcctcagttttctcatctgtaaaatgggggtaccAGAGGCCCCTCCTGCCAGCAAACACTCCCAAACATGGGCTCGTGGCCCTCCTCCCCCTGGCTCACACCACTTTCTTGTTTTTGCCTAAGCTAAGTAACCAATGACACCAAATTTGTCCAACTActtccaagttcttttttctaAGCCTTTATCTGTTCCTCTTTCCCAATTctcactagaaaaaaaatcattgaatcaAAACGGGTAGAATTCTCTGAAAATAGCCCTGTACACACTGACCCACCTCGGCCCAAAACCCAggtctccccctttctctccccagcTCCTTGCATTTCTAACTGAACTCGGGAGACCTGGGTGCAATTCACCGACATACTGGGGCCGTGTCTCCAGCCCAGGGCTCTAGCAGGGCTTCCTTTCAGCCTAGACTGGCACAGTCCAGTCACTCTTGGAATGGCTTTCTCTGAGAGCTCCTGAAAGCCCTGTCTTGCTAGGTATACAATTTAGGGCAAGATCATCGCCCTCAGAGAGACTGCACTATCCCCATGGTGGTCAGCAGGCCTTGCCCCCAGAGGAGGGGAGCTCAgccctggggggggaggggggggagaaacaGCCACTCTGCCTCTGCCCTCACTCCCAACATTGCCCTGAGCCCTCTAGGCTGGGTGAGTGGGGCTCAGCCATTCTTCCCGCCTTGCAGGAGACATGAGCTCAAGCCCCTGCCCCATCCCCTATCTCTAGGAAGCCCCCAGGGCTCTTGCTAATCAGACACTGCTGGGGGAAAGGCTGACCAGCAGCACACTCTCACCTTCCACGGTCACCTCGATCTCCGGCACCTTGGAGTTGCTGCCAGGGCTCCTTGCTCTCTTGGAGCTCTGCAAGGCTGTAAAGTGGAGGAAGCAGACACTGAGCAGGATgtgaccccctcccccccagggaTGTGCAGAGGGCAGCTCGTGACCCCAGGGACGCGGAAGGGGAGGGCTGCTCCAAGTAAGGCTTCAGCCAAAGGCTGTGAGAGAAAAGCACTTGGTGCAGTCACTGGTCGGGGCCCCAATCCCTAAGAAGGCCTCGGGACTGAGGAGGCCGCTCCCTTACCTTTAGTGTTGACTTTACTGGCCATTCCAGGAGGTAAATAGGAAAGAACCAGCTCTGGCCTACAAATGACAACAAGACAAGGTCACCTCCACCATCCCAACGCCACATCACCAGGGCCCGTGTCACGAGGCCCCAAGCTGGAGCACATGATGATGTTAAGGACTTGCCTCCATTCACATACAGCCAACTGGTAGCCAAGAAGGGGGACCCCCCACCCGCACTCCCACCGTTCAATGCTGATCGCCGCTGAAGGTGAAGGAAGGCTACAACTTCCCTAGAATTCACCAAACAGCTTTTTCTCACCCTTGAAATTGAGACCCAGGGTAAGTAAGCTCTCTCTggaatcagtcagtcagtcattaGACCATCAAAGGCTAGCAAGGATAACGGCAATTGCAATAATAATAAAGGTCTGGATTTGGATCACATCTTTCACTCAGTAATTCCAATGTATACCTGAGAAATCTGCTAAACTTTCttgactaaataaataattcctgAGAGGCAAGAAGGTGACCTCATGCTCCAACAAGGACACCTGAACAAAGGCTGGACTGTCAAGAGCAATGGAAAAGGCCCCAGTCACAAGGCAGACCTTTCAGCAGCTATGGCGGCACAGTCTGGGCCTGGACGCAGCACACTTGGCAGAGCAGGCAGTTGGGCACTTACTTTTTAACCACAAACTTGATCTTGTTACTGCCACGGACAATCCTTTCGAGCCGCGGAATTCCAAACCAGGTGGGACTTCGGAAGGGGATTCCTTCTGGCAAGCCTTCCACGTAGAGGAACTCAGGATTGGATTCAAAGACTGGATACGGGACCTTGACAGCCTCAGTAAGTCCAAGAGCTTGAGCTACAAATTGTGGAAGAGAATATGCAATCTTTTAGTTCAAGCTTCCTTCCCGTTTTCTTGTATTCACAAATGTTCCTCCAAAATTCCTTATGGTCTATTTAACAAGAAAGATATATGGGAgcattttgcctcaattttttcttcacacaaaattataaagatgacTGAAATACACGttatttctttcatcttcccCTTCCCAAACATAATAAATGTAGGTGGTTGTTAATCCAAGCTAGCAAAAATTCACTTCGCGCCCTGTTATTCCTTTGGAGATATTTCTGCTTGCATACTGGAGAACAAACCTAAGCAAAAAGCATTTTCAAGAGCAAAAACATCAAGTGAACTTGTTTAAGCAACGTCAGAATTTGATTTTGCAAAACACGACAAAactggaaatacatttaaaaagaattgcacatatttaacctatatcacacTGCTTGCTGtcatggggaagggagagagaaggagaaaaatctgaaacacacgTACCAAATTTCAAATTAAAGATCTCTTCCACCTGCTTTCGTAGTTTAGTAATTCGCACATTCCAATCTTCTTTcactaaaaaagcaaaacaaaaaactagttaatgattttttttctgcttcttattATCCTATAACTAAACACACATGGATTTCAAAAGGTCTGATGAGAATTCTTTTCTGTGCCTAAAATAAATTTCTGATCATATGCTTTGATTCAAAGATATCTGAAAATCAAACTAAGAACAAAactgaaaggagggagaaattaaataacttaggTGAGCAACATACAAATACCACACTTGATAACGGTCTTACCTGGGGTATTAGTTCGAGGCTGAGTTATTTCCGGTGTGGTGTGAGTCAGCAGCTCTGGTCTGCAATTTTAGACACATCAGTAAATTATTTGTGGAAAAACAAGAATGAATTTCAAGGCATACAGCTTCACTGTAAAACCTCTTAATGCAACTATATATTAATTACTGACTGTAGGGATCACAATGCTAATAAAATAGGTATTTGAAATTTAGGTTAAATTTCCCTTTTAAATCTAACATCCAAGGATCTGGGAAAGAGCAAGAGTTGAGGGCACTTTAAGACAACAGATCACACCTGAATGGAAATGGCTTAAGTATTACAAAGAGAAACTCTAGATGCCCCATCTGAGGAATGAACCTCTCCATCTCTACTGACAGAGCTCCAAGGCGCTGTGAGGATCACCTAGCTCAGTCTACTCATTTGATAAAATGCTAGTGCAGGAGGCCCATTCCCCTACCTACCTAACCTAACGTCGTGATCTGCCCAAGGCTGACCCAGGTCTTCTGATGTCAAAGGTCCTGCTCTTTCATTCAGACCAAAATTACTCATCCACCTTTCAAGGGGCAGTCCCGGGCAGCCTTCTTTGAACACCCCTTAACCCCTAGCTAAGGGGGATTCCCTCCAACCCCATTTTCACAAATTGTTCTGCCCTTTGCCGTTATCCCTTCCTACTTCATACTTGGACATTAAGTTTATGCCAACCTGTATGTACctgatttaattaaattaataccTATCTTAGAGCCTCCAACAACAGGACCTGGACACCTGACAAGATTTACTccttcaatctctctcttttttggagAGGAGGGGATGAAGGCAGCTGGGGTTTGTCCAAGATCCCACAGCTACTAAGGgtctttgaactcaggtcctgctgactccagggctgatgctctaattCACTGGGctcattaaatgatttttctttctaaagaacTCACAGTTATGTGAAGGGTTTAATATTTGAGAATTTTTATTGTTCTATTGAGAGTCTCTTGATTCTCTCAATCTCGTTTGGATGCACTGCAGTGACCCAGCCAGGAAGGGGCACTGAAGGGACTCCCAGCCCCCTTGCTCCAGCTGCCACCATAGGGGAACGCATTCCCGTCTGGGTCAGCGGCCCCTCCATTGGGTACCAGAGAGCGGCTTCCCTCCTCCAACACACATCTGCCACCACAGCATCACCCTCTGGGTCACAATGGAGGTGGACAAGAGCTGGGACCAGCAGCCACTCAAACTCCCAAAGTTTAAAACTCAAAGGGATGGTAGAGACAGAGGCCGAGGCCACAAACCCAAATAAACCCCCCACCCCAAGGCCCacacaataaacctttttttttttttttttttttgcactccAGGAGTAACTTACCGTTTGATTACAAACTTAATTCTGTTGCCCACTTGAATGATTTTTTCCAGTCTGGGGATCCCATACCAGGATGGGCTTCTAAAAGGAATGTTTTCCGGGAGCCCTTCCACGTACAGATCATTAGGATGCGCCTCAAACTTCTGGTAAGGCACAGCCTTGGCTTCAGTGCTTCCCAAGGCCTCAGCTATGCAAACAGAGAAAATCAAGAGCACCTCTGTCACAAAACCCCTTTAGCAACAGGCAGAATATTCTGACAATGAAAAATAAGTCAATTTGGACACTAAGTCTAATGATCACCATAGTCACCATGCAGACCCTACAACTACAGACATATGGCACCCAGAGACATACTGCAAGGGGGAAGGTATTACTGGACTTTCTGTCCCCGGACCCCCAAGCTCCCCCTTTTCCACTGTGACCACTGACCTCTTTGGCTTCATCCAACCCAGGATGAGAAGCCTTCCCTGCCCTTTGTTAATTATCCATTGGTCATGTCTGTGTCTTGTTTCATGTTGTGTCCTCCCCCCACTAGACTAGACTAGAAGCAAAAAAATTCTCgggaaaagaattcttttttcactgaagcaattagggttaagtgacttgcccagggtcacacagccaggaagtgttcagtgtttgaggtcacatttgaactcaggtcctcctgacttcagggctggtgctctatctactgtgccacctagaggTCCCCTAGAGCAAGattcctttttgtctttcattaTATTCCTAATATTTAGCACATGGCAGGAACTTGACCACCTCCTAAATCTGACAGAGTATAGATACAGGAAAAGCCATTGTTTAATTTCCCAAACTTTCTCAGTTTGATTTAATTTGAACATGattttcaagtttaaaaaaaaaatccagacatTATATTCTTCAGTCTATTGCACTAACTAGTGCTTCTTCTTCAAGGCAAAGAAACTAAATTAACAGAGGCCTGGGTATCCTCTAAAAGGAAATATACCTGGTTATGCAAATACAGTAAGCAGATTTTCAAGCTGAAATTAATTTATGGTTATTTTACTTTTAGATAATGTTTATTGTCAACAtgtcaaatgcaaaagaaacatttctctgattagaaaATGCTAAAATAAAGAAGACTGGCTGTGGAAACCACTAACTGAGGAAGATAGCAAAATTCTTTGTTGCAGATCAACTGTTTCTTAGATGTGAAGAAGACCTGGATTGTTCTTTCTGGCATAatagatttctcttttttgggggtgGAGGGTGAAGGGTTTCACGAGATCGCTAATTTTTTATACGAAATTCCCTTAGGACAGAATCTACCCCACAGCTGTGTGCTTACCAAATTTTTTGCAGAACAGCTGATCTACCATCTTTCTTAATTTGGTGATTCTGGCGTACCATTCTTCTTTCACTACAACAGTAACAAGGACAAAAAGACAGTCatggaattgttttttaaaatgacagaaacTCTATACATTGGAGGCATCATTTTTAAGGTATCTCAGGCCACAACAATTTATCCTGGGTTATATGATGCTCTTAGAGAAAATATTCTCTACTCCCTAACATGTGGCTTCCAGACACTGAACATCCATTTAATCCTGGAGCAAGCAGATGCTAAAGCAACTCAACCAGGACGAGCTAGGAACCGGCCTTGCTAGATtctagagatggaagggatcAAGCCAAGACCCTTTCAAAGGACTCAGTTCCTAAGTAGTTAATCTTATTAGTCAATAAGTTAACCAGCTCAGCAACCACCTTTGGAAAAAACAACCAACTACTTGAGTGCAGTTTCCATCAGGCAGAAGTACATGGCGGGGATGCTCTGCTGACCACCCCCCTTACCCGCTGGTTATGGCTCTCAAGGCTCAAAGAAAGCCTTGCCTCTTGTTCCCTTCTTCTTCATGGGAACCATCATTCTTTTGCTTTTCGGTGGCCACTCGCTGCATGGCACTAGGGCTAACCCTGCTGGAGGCACCGTCTTGTCACTGTCACCAGAACCAAGcaggtctttttcctttcctcctgctCCACTTTTCAATAAGCAGCTGCTCTGAATCCCGTTTACTCCCTCTATCTCACCTTCTATGTGTGTGTCTGCTGTCGTCtcccattagaacataagctccaaCTTGAGGAGACACTGtctcatttcctatttttggTATCCCTAATGCTTTGTCCAGGACCTGACACAggaagagtttaataaatgctcaataatTCTCTATCTAAATTTGGGTGGAAATGCAAGACATGAGAGACTATTATATTTGACGGACCCAGATTAGAACAAGAAATAAAAGTGTTCCAAGTATTGGCTATTTATTAATACATGAAAAGgctcaaaaatactttttaatttggctTAAGAAATATTAAACTCAGACCTCCTGAAGTTGGTTTTTCTAGCTGTAAGTCTTCTCGTGTTGAATTGAGAAGTTCATGTCTgaaaggtaaaaggaaataaCTAATGAACAAGGGAAATTCACAAAATTGATAACTACTCAACTGTCAAGACAGATAGTGATGGAGAAAACAAGTCTGGATGCCTAGTATTTAGGCCAAACTGGACACTTTagatagcagaaaaaaaaaaggaatccaaaTCGTTAATTATTAAGTCTCatcatcacttcttttttataaGATGTCCAGATCACAGCACAGAGAACTTCACAAGCTAAGGCTGTATTTAAGGCATGAGGTTGTCAGTGAAGTATCAGGATTTTAAAATGTCTCCCTCCTCCCATAATTTAAGACACTCTTGCAAAGGTGGAAGGACTGGGCAAGgaatatatatagttatacattAATCCAGGGTGAGtgtgctatccactgtgccatctaactgcccttcaGCAATATTTTTAATAGTCATATTCTAACCAACTACTTTTTAGCCtcatttattttcacaaaataCCCCTTTTAAAATCAGTTTGTACCCAATCAATCTATTCAGGGCAGAATTTGGATTAACTAAAGACAGACCTGTATGCCACATCATTTGTATGAGCTGAAGATGAGATTTTACAGAAAGAATCTCTTTGTAAtaaagagatgattcaggccaattccaatggtggTGTAATGGAGAGAGCAGTctccatccagaaagaggaccgtggggactgaatgtagatcaaagcatagtattttccacctttttcattgttgtttgcttgctttcctCCCTTcagatctggtttttcttgtgcagcatgataaatgcggaaatatatatagaaaaactgatctttaacctatattggattacttgccattgggggaaggaaaaaatttggaacccaaggttttacaaggatgaatgttgaacactatctttacatgttttttgaaaataaaaggctattattaaacaatatatatataaataaaaaaagaaaattctatcagAGCTTTAATCATTTCCATTAGAGATCACCCTTAAGCATCACAGGTAAGTAAAATATCTGGACAAACcttaaagataatgaagaataaaacatgAAATACTAATAGGAACTGATGAGGTTCAAAAtggtttaaggaaaaaaaaaaaatggagcagaCAAGCGCTATGTCCCCATCATTAACACACAAAATCAGCCTTTTAGgcaaaaaaaaacacacagatcCATCTTTGTCCCAAGGAACATCTAAGCAAGGACTGGATTCCTCTGTATAAGAGCTTGACTAAGAAAAGCCCTTTATATACATTACCATCAGGTTTGAGAGATGACTCAATGATGTGAAGTGTATAAATAGTTTAATCCCTATTTTGCTGATAAACTGAGGAGAAAGCTCTTAATAGGCAAAAGGGCTGGGATTTGAACGCAGGCCCCTCTAAAATACAGATTTAATTTGTTCAGCAATGATTTCAATAGTCAACTATAAAATGTATGTTactgattaaaaagaaatatataattccaGACAATCCTTACTTCTTAATCACAAAACGAATCCTTTCTTTTGCAAGCAATATCCTCTCCAGACGAGGGATTCCATAAGTAGATGGTCTTCGAAAAGGAATCCCTTCAGGCAGGCCTTCCACATACAAGTCCTCAACATGGGACTGGAAGAGGGGGTAAGGGATGGCCACCGGGCCTTTGGCTTTTATAGCTTGAGCTTTAGGAAAAAAGAGATTCGGGTCAGAAGGTATAAATACACAACTGTCTAAGATCATTAAGAAGGAAGACATAAGCCTTTTGAAAATCACTGTTGGGATAAAATAGAGAAGCTGAGCCTATTCAATGCCAAATAATCAGTTTTAGTGGCCTTTATGCAAAAATAACTGGTGTTCTGCAGTTAGGCAGATAAAGTTAAAGTTTTCTGCTGAAAATAAAGCACCAAGTAAATGGTATGTTtactaatatatttaaaacaccaatatgtaaatataaacattcattttagtttttagatttttccttatttttttcttagtgggACAAAAGCAATAGCCAAAATCCTGTAAACAACTGGGAAAAACAAAGATTGGGAGTATTGTTGAAGAAATGATTTAGCTGTTCAttaattcagaatttcatttcGGACATTCAAGTACTAACAGATTCCATTTTATTATGAGGCCTGGGTATCCTCTAAAAGGAAATATACCTGGTTATGCAAATATAGTAAGCAGATTTTCAAGCTGAAATTAATTTATGGTATTTTACTTTTAGATAATGTTTATTGTCAACAtgtcaaatgcaaaagaaacatttctctgattagaaaATGCTAAAATAAAGAAGACTGGCTGTGGAAACCACTAACTGAGGAAGATAGCAAAATTCTTTGTTGCAGATCAACTGTTTCTTAGATGTGAAGAAGACCTGGATTGCTCTTTCTGGCATAATAAAGCCAGTTAAGATGTTTGTATCCCTTGTTCCTTCAAAGACTCTCTCCTATGAGCTTTCCTCATCTTCACCAGTCTTGTAGCTAACATGGGAAGCAGCCCATTTGTCAGTGACTCCACTGTAATAAAGACCCATCCTAACTCCCAGTTTTCAGCCCTGAGTGAGGGTAGTCCCAGCACAAAGTAAAAAGCAATGGCCCAAGGCTGCCAGACAAATTACAGAGCCTACATAAAAATAAGTCTGGGTGGCTCAGGCcaggccttcttaaacttttcccactcatgacctctttttACACGACCCCAGGAATACAGGTTTATGAAATAGGTCTACAAAGCAACATTTACTGACAATTGAACCTTAATTTCAAGATTCTGTTAAGTGACagcagtttaagaagctctgactTCAACTTACCATATTTTCTTTCAAACAATTCTTCAACCTGTTTTCGTAGATCAGTAATTCGAGCATTCCATTTCTCTGAAAATAGAGAAATGCTCCATCAGAACAAGAGAGAATGAACACCTGACCTGACCAAGTCTAGGAGGCTAAGATGCCATCTCATCTCCCTCAGATAGAAGGAGAGCCTGTGTGCTTATGCTGAAGAAATCATTCAACACCATGAATATATGATTAAAATGACACCTCCTCAGCCTACAGATTTCTACAGCATTTTCGCATGGCTTCTCCTACTTTTCTGTAAGTGAAAAATGCACACAGAAAGGACTATGGCATTTGTACAATGTTTCAAATGTCCATTTTCATGTGGCAATTAGAATTAGATTCCATTTTCTAACTCCCAGAccagttttctttgtaattaaaCCATGTGTTTTCTTCCTGTGTTAatgtacttaaaaataaaaagatggtaTGGCCTACTTGGCCAATACATAACAATTTCCAGTAagaggaaatatttaaaatattcttcctaaacTTGTGAAAATgccaagatatttttttaaaatacaaaaacatgCTATGCTAAGTACATGAATGCTTTTCCTTCAGTCGCTTTAACAGGAATGCTATTTACCAAGAAGCAAAgcatttgttatttaaaaattagagacACAAAAAGCAGAAATTGTTTTTAAGTTGAATGGGACAATTGACTTCATTTAGAACAGTAACTTCAAAGAGTTAGCTGCATGTAATATACCCAGAAGGAGCCAtgacgttttttttttttggccacccTTATGGGCCTTacaatgcaaaatatataaattcacCAGTTGATGCTAACTGGGAGAAACCACAGACTTGAGAATGGCTGTATTTTTACAACTCCATAATGCTGTCTTTTCTTCCACTACTAAATTTAAGCTCTAGAGCAGTAATCCTAATAAAGACTGGTAAAGAAGTAACCAGAAAAACTCTTataatttacatgtaaaatatactCTTTAAGAAGAGCAGATTTAGGCCAAGAAGAATACTGAATTTTCAACATTGCTTGGAGAATCTTTTCTTAAAACATATTTCACTACAAAGATTTATGCAAAGGCAGTTACTACTTTGGGGCTATGTATGCCTAATAAGGCAAATTGTCCAAAGATTATCATTCAAATGGAACAGGACAAAAGCCAAACCATTCCCATAAATCACTACAGCTCCAGGCCACATTAAAGGAGTGGGGTCTCATCCAAAAGGAGAAGGTGCAACAGGCCTTTCAAGCTTCTTCACAATGGCCTCCTCAAGGCTCCAAGGGAAAGGGCCAGCTCTGACACTGACCAAGAGCAAGAGGCTCCTCGGCCTTCAATCCCTCTCCCAAGGTCAGATGTGCAATGTCTACATTCATTTCTACCTTAGATTTTCAAGACCTAATTTTTACTGAGCTTGGCAACTGCCCTTTGGAAGTCCCCAAATGCTTACAaagcttttgttttcaaaaagtgTGCTCCAGCACATGGAGACCTTCTCCTGCCTCTACTGGGAAGGAATCCCAAAGATTACTCTgtagcaataattttttttgagtgGGTGATTCAGAGAATTCTATATGTATtaaattcacttttttccccaCAGCCCAAGAAATTAAAAGGTAAAACCACATCATAGTTTTAACGTAAAACTTACCGAAATTGAATtccctcacttttctttttccagcattGGCCGCCTCATTGACTGGCTCAGTGTTCTTTGGTTTCTTACTAGGTGGTGAATAGTCATCATcttaaaaggaaaagggaatagtCATTGCTAGAAGTGTCCAAAAATTTAGAAATCCAAGGATAATAAAAAGGGGTCCACCCTTTAAAAACTATCAATCCATGAGAAAACATGCTACTTTTGAAGGTGTTACAATGCacttttaattgcatttttattttttatatttcataggaatttttaaaagcacCCCCCCCAAGTCTCCAATTCTCCTGCATCGAGATTATGAACGTTCAAAATAGTCGCacatggttaaatctagtttccTAACAGCGGGCCCAAAACAGGGTAACAAAAACACGGGATGACAATGACGAGCAACTAAAGCTAACATCAATATCTTTTAGTCATCAAATGGAGCTCTGATGTACTAATTATTATTAGTTACTGGACAGTTACTGTTTTCTGAAGAGGCAGACCATAAAAGAAACCTTCTGGGAGAATGACCGATTTCATAACTTTTGCAGAGTAGAGTAACTTTAACAGTAATGTTATCTAGTGAATACCAGcaattattttactatttcaccatcacttttttctcattttaaaaaccaCAAATGTTTTCCTACCATGCCAACGAATGCTCTACTTCAATGTTTAACTAGCTGGAGCTAAGCCCTTGTCCTTTAGAAAGCTCTAGTTCCTGTCCTACTGAGATGGGGTTCACAATTTTATGAACCCCTGGCACAGTTCCTCATCCAGGCCTCAGGGATCCCTTTGCACTGTCAGGTCTATGATTCCCAAGTTTACTTCAAAAAGGTTCCCTTTTGTGGTTGGGGTTGGGGAAAGACCAAGTCCTCATGAGAACCCACCCAGCTTTATACCAAATGGAATTGAAATACTTGACCACAGCAGGTATATAAAGTGATTGACAACAGTTCTACGGGCTT
The Sminthopsis crassicaudata isolate SCR6 chromosome 4, ASM4859323v1, whole genome shotgun sequence genome window above contains:
- the GTF2I gene encoding general transcription factor II-I isoform X20 is translated as MAQVAMSTVSVDDEESSESRMVVTFLMSALESMCKELAKSKAEVACIAVYETDVFVVGTERGRAFVNTRKDFQKDFVKYCVAEGEKAAELHKMRATSHPNRTTVDAVEIETLRKTVEDYFCFCYGKALGKSTVVPVPYEKMLRDQSAVVVQGLPEGVAFKHPENYDVTTLKWILENKAGISFIIKRPFLEPKKQLGGRASDSERSRISSPGGSCPIKVKTEPTEDSGISLEMAAVTVKEESEDPDYYQYNVQGSHHSSEGNEGTEMELPVEDDDYSPPSKKPKNTEPVNEAANAGKRKVREFNFEKWNARITDLRKQVEELFERKYAQAIKAKGPVAIPYPLFQSHVEDLYVEGLPEGIPFRRPSTYGIPRLERILLAKERIRFVIKKHELLNSTREDLQLEKPTSGVKEEWYARITKLRKMVDQLFCKKFAEALGSTEAKAVPYQKFEAHPNDLYVEGLPENIPFRSPSWYGIPRLEKIIQVGNRIKFVIKRPELLTHTTPEITQPRTNTPVKEDWNVRITKLRKQVEEIFNLKFAQALGLTEAVKVPYPVFESNPEFLYVEGLPEGIPFRSPTWFGIPRLERIVRGSNKIKFVVKKPELVLSYLPPGMASKVNTKALQSSKRARSPGSNSKVPEIEVTVEGPNNKPQTTGVRTPTQTNGSNTPFKPRGREFSFEAWNAKITDLKQKVENLFNEKCGEALGLKHPVKVPFALFESFPEDFYVEGLPEGVPFRRPSTFGIPRLEKILRNKAKIKFIIKKPEMFETAIKESTSKSPPRKMNSANVTTTAAGVEDLNIIQVTIPDDESERLSKVEKARQLREQVNDLFSRKFGEAIGMGFPVKVPYRKITINPGCVVVDGMPPGVAFKAPSYLEISSMRRILDSAEFIKFTVIRPFPGLVINNQLVDQTESEGPVIQESADPAQLEVPVTEDIKETEGSSQIKQEPDPTW
- the GTF2I gene encoding general transcription factor II-I isoform X21, translated to MAQVAMSTVSVDDEESSESRMVVTFLMSALESMCKELAKSKAEVACIAVYETDVFVVGTERGRAFVNTRKDFQKDFVKYCVAEGEKAAELHKMRATSHPNRTTVDAVEIETLRKTVEDYFCFCYGKALGKSTVVPVPYEKMLRDQSAVVVQGLPEGVAFKHPENYDVTTLKWILENKAGISFIIKRPFLEPKKQLGGRASDSERSRISSPGGSCPIKVKTEPTEDSGISLEMAAVTVKEESEDPDYYQYNVQDDDYSPPSKKPKNTEPVNEAANAGKRKVREFNFEKWNARITDLRKQVEELFERKYAQAIKAKGPVAIPYPLFQSHVEDLYVEGLPEGIPFRRPSTYGIPRLERILLAKERIRFVIKKHELLNSTREDLQLEKPTSGVKEEWYARITKLRKMVDQLFCKKFAEALGSTEAKAVPYQKFEAHPNDLYVEGLPENIPFRSPSWYGIPRLEKIIQVGNRIKFVIKRPELLTHTTPEITQPRTNTPVKEDWNVRITKLRKQVEEIFNLKFAQALGLTEAVKVPYPVFESNPEFLYVEGLPEGIPFRSPTWFGIPRLERIVRGSNKIKFVVKKPELVLSYLPPGMASKVNTKALQSSKRARSPGSNSKVPEIEVTVEGPNNKPQTTGVRTPTQTNGSNTPFKPRGREFSFEAWNAKITDLKQKVENLFNEKCGEALGLKHPVKVPFALFESFPEDFYVEGLPEGVPFRRPSTFGIPRLEKILRNKAKIKFIIKKPEMFETAIKESTSKSPPRKMNSANVTTTAAGVEDLNIIQVTIPDDESERLSKVEKARQLREQVNDLFSRKFGEAIGMGFPVKVPYRKITINPGCVVVDGMPPGVAFKAPSYLEISSMRRILDSAEFIKFTVIRPFPGLVINNQLVDQTESEGPVIQESADPAQLEVPVTEVDIKETEGSSQIKQEPDPTW